In one window of Episyrphus balteatus chromosome 3, idEpiBalt1.1, whole genome shotgun sequence DNA:
- the LOC129915893 gene encoding ribosomal protein S6 kinase delta-1 — MTQNLGGWIHSFTVTDTLTHKQGYTIYKITSIVFPRSVPEALTCISVWKRFHDIKRLYREISRRHKTMNLNGQVPEPSDNSFFKRFDAKVIQNRKEYILNLLDFVAQHPALYKSHAFMHFFNDGHSADNSSQFHHDLSSKGNIEAICDNLDIQYDDSLSLVDPKKDQTIVQSFENKLVKPSQESEMLEDVKKDESPKKPKEAVRDFSKILTPMVSFEGEDNDYIYEAALQFSRAVQAEVNMEYAEAYKGYKQGVDVLLSGAKDDCNEERKLIAKTKVNKYMARAEDLFDKFLVNQEDDNKNNFQLSIDMTDTSNSTSSSLYLERPWNHLVKYKVLRIIDTVMLVQNVTDKTVFIMKGIEKPSSNSPAQTVFLPQNVPYMVNLMAFFQSEQKIFFLLQQAKGGKLFDYVKSYSPTCEKTASLSEIFTEVDPEKNRKCISIENLAKSNTHDSGFAETPDIPTENMDFADIVMCSQKLIESVSNTLKKVENKKEELLTVEAVNSLPLTPSRFLKSPKKKLSLPEASVKQWARELITAVNVLHSKGVILGDLHGGNLLLGSKGQLLLSYFYQNEGISDGVQKVCSYKALSEHYVAPERPLTTKSDWWSCGVALFQLLLGVSFKQCHPGNMDLYSSIQYPHVEISEEAVDLLEGLLQLTPALRFDFDQICAHSFFKGTNWEELAQNGTNSI, encoded by the exons aTGACACAAAATCTAGGTGGATGGATCCACAGTTTTACAGTTACCGATACGCTTACCCACAAGCAAGGATATACCATCTACAAAATAACTTCAATC GTTTTCCCACGGTCAGTACCGGAAGCCCTAACATGCATATCCGTATGGAAGCGATTTCACGATATTAAACGACTCTATCGTGAAATATCTCGCCGTCACAAAACCATGAACCTTAACGGCCAAGTACCTGAACCCTCtgataatagtttttttaaacgattcgATGCCAAAGTCATCCAAAACAGAAAGGAATACATTTTGAATCTGTTAGACTTTGTAGCTCAACATCCAGCCTTGTATAAATCTCATGCatttatgcattttttcaatGACGGTCATTCGGCTGACAATAGTTCTCAATTTCATCACGATCTCAGTTCCAAGGGTAACATTGAGGCAATTTGCGACAATCTTGACATTCAGTACGACGATAGTTTGAGTCTAGTTGATCCAAAGAAAGATCAAACTATTGTACAATCATTTGAAAATAAACTTGTTAAACCATCTCAAGAATCGGAAATGTTAGAAGATGTTAAAAAAGATGAATCTCCGAAAAAACCCAAGGAAGCGGTgcgcgatttttcaaaaatacttacaCCGATGGTCTCATTTGAAGGAGAGGACAATGATTATATTTATGAGGCAGCATTGCAATTTAGTCGTGCTGTTCAAGCCGAAGTAAATATGGAATATGCGGAAGCTTATAAAGGTTACAAGCAAGGTGTTGACGTACTACTTTCAGGAGCTAAAG acGACTGTAATGAGGAAAGAAAATTAATAGCAAAAACCaaagtaaataaatatatgGCCAGAGCTGAAGATCTATTTGACAAATTCTTAGTGAATCAGGAGGATGATAACAAA AATAATTTTCAACTTTCAATTGATATGACTGATACTTCTAACAGTACATCCAGTTCATTGTACTTGGAACGTCCATGGAACCATTTGGTCAAATATAAAGTGCTCCGGATAATCGACACAGTTATGCTTGTACAAAATGTTACTGACAAAACTGTTTTTATAATGAAAGGCATCGAAAAACCTTCAAGTAATTCCCCAGCCCAAACAGTATTTTTACCTCAGAATGTACCGTACATGGTTAACTTGATGGCATTTTTTCAatctgaacaaaaaatattttttcttcttcaacaaGCAAAGGGTGGCAAACTCTTTGACTACGTTAAGTCATATTCACCAACTTGTGAAAAGACAGCTTCGCTTAGTGAAATTTTTACCGAAGTTGATccggaaaaaaatcgaaaatgtatTTCAATCGAAAACTTGGCTAAGTCAAATACACATGATTCTGGCTTCGCTGAGACACCTGACATTCCAACAGAAAATATGGATTTTGCCGATATCGTAATGTGCTCACAAAAACTTATCGAATCGGTTTCGAATACCctaaaaaaggtggaaaataaaaaagaggagTTACTTACGGTTGAAGCTGTTAATTCCTTGCCACTCACTCCATCCAGATTTTTAAAATCACCAAAGAAAAAGCTGAGTTTACCAGAAGCTAGTGTTAAGCAATGGGCAAGGGAATTGATAACAGCTGTCAATGTGTTGCATTCTAAAGGCGTGATATTAGG GGATCTACATGGTGGTAACCTGCTCTTAGGTTCCAAGGGACAGTTACTGTTATCATATTTCTATCAAAATGAAGGTATATCTGATGGCGTCCAAAAGGTCTGCAGTTATAAGGCCTTGTCTGAACATTATGTTGCTCCTGAACGTCCATTAACAACTAAGTCTGACTGGTGGAGCTGTGGTGTGGCATTATTTCAATTGTTATTAGGAGTG tcttttaaACAATGTCATCCGGGCAATATGGACCTTTATAGTTCAATACAGTATCCTCATGTAGAAATATCTGAAGAAGCTGTTGATTTGCTCGAAGGACTTTTGCAATTAACTCCAGCTCTAAGATTTGATTTTGATCAAATATGTGCCCATTCATTTTTCAAAGGCACCAATTGGGAAGAATTGGCTCAAAATGGAAccaattcaatttga
- the LOC129915125 gene encoding translation initiation factor eIF-2B subunit epsilon-like — protein MNAVAKMKTFEMQSWNRFGWKDVKMPSPEQPKSFCGVEPGAKIGANHQLSWVRCFYTDETEKIGDKAYILNNDTEEFFASDSEDELPTQSTKTEIPKMMRLSHLINADESDYNSTTSDEDDDSHQGSPIPDDANIFLSEVLDSLVRGIQLKSNPDFLILEINSSRYAYNMSLKEVNFNIVKAVFSLDPIKEATTTNVLSANNQVLGRLGMVVSNNIKSDDSMLDCLKAIQEYCEEQPALRAKVAQIIHYLYDKEFVSEEAIRMWHNELDDDSEWLKAPLQKLIEWLGQSSEGSSEEENDD, from the exons ATGAATGCGGTAGCAAAAATGAAAACGTTCGAA atgcaATCGTGGAATCGTTTTGGATGGAAGGACGTCAAAATGCCCTCACCCGAACAGccaaaaagtttttgtggtGTGGAGCCTGGAGCGAAAATCGGAGCTAATCATCAATTATCTTGGGTTCGGTG TTTTTACACAGATGAAACAGAAAAAATCGGAGACAAAGCTTACATCCTCAACAACGACACAGAAGAGTTCTTCGCATCCGATTCAGAAGATGAATTACCAACGCAATCGACAAAAACAGAAATTCCAAAAATGATGAGACTATCACATCTAATCAATGCGGACGAAAGCGATTACAATTCAACAACCAGTGACGAAGATGATGATTCACACCAAGGCTCTCCAATACCTGATGATGCAAATA TATTTTTATCCGAAGTCTTGGACTCTTTGGTTCGTGGAATTCAACTCAAATCCAATCCGGATTTCTTGATTCTTGAAATCAACTCATCTCGCTATGCCTACAATATGTCTTTAAAGGAAGTAAATTTCAATATCGTCAAAGCGGTATTCAGTTTAGATCCAATTAAAgaggcaacaacaacaaatgtctTAAGTGCCAACAATCAGGTATTGGGTCGCTTGGGTATGGTTgtttcaaataatataaaaagcgATGATTCTATGTTGGATTGTTTGAAGGCTATTCAG gaATACTGTGAAGAACAACCAGCTCTGAGAGCCAAGGTTGCCCAGATTATTCATTATCTCTATGATAAGGAATTTGTGTCTGAAGAAGCTATCCGCATGTGGCACAATGAGTTGGATGATGATTCAGAGTGGTTGAAAGCACCATTGCAGAAACTCATAGAATGGCTAGGTCAATCCAGCGAAGGCAGCAGTGAAGAAGAAAACGACGATTAa
- the LOC129915753 gene encoding transmembrane protein 141, producing the protein MNDIKRLKDQQREIHPGFDSYMECMSRSLFTGLATFWLGFSGCYFTQKIIQTKFAYPRQWNILISSLTAVGLSYKITADRTKACQAAWMAAEDKHTVLKEESY; encoded by the exons ATGAATGATATAAAGCGTCTGAAAGATCAACAAAGAGAAATCCATCCTGGATTTGATTCGTATATGGAGTGCATGTCTCGATCACTCTTTACTGGTTTGGCTACATTTTGGTTAG GATTTTCCGGTTgctattttacacaaaaaataatacaaactaAATTTGCTTATCCACGACAGTGGAATATACTTATATCATCTCTAACAGCTGTTGGTTTATCTTACAAGATTACAGCTGACCGTACAAAAGCTTGTCAAGCTGCATGGATGGCAGCAGAAGATAAGCACACAGTTTTAAAAGAAGAATCATATTAA
- the LOC129915752 gene encoding putative GTP-binding protein 6 has product MLRRQFVNLCTNALRQRWSPALLTEICPIRFKYTQFKGVKGIRNRKNMFESNKMQNNDDEDEENTSFNHGINLEDRDYEEVANTAMNLSHNQNIEQHIFVLQPYIKWGAKKSTSNPDLQLKEAEALVHSLPNWHVQLSMKVPLESLEKRILFGTGKLEELKKIVTKGRSGTKPLTALFISKGTLSFAQKRTLESEFGIPVLDRYSVVIQILRLHATTAEARLQVAMAEIPYIWGQMKDANLSMSRKQGYALSDIQKEMLKTREKKLKDELEKIRSHRKLIRSKRKQKNFPIVAVVGYTNAGKTSLIKALTNEQTMQPRDQLFATLDVTAHAGMLPCNLEVIYMDTVGFMSDLPTGLIECFIATLEDAMMADVIIHVQDLSHESWMEQRIHVEKTLESLAGNLSHIENLTMPPIINVGNKTDLISNLPTENLDESLKMVSSKTFTGIHELVDDVEKKVLETTGRKKITMRVKNGGPETPWLYKNAAVVNARADPKNEESILIDVIITDSKMQQFKHYFCKK; this is encoded by the exons atgttAAGACgacaatttgttaatttgtgtACAAATGCGCTAAGACAGAGATGGTCTCCAGCTTTGTTGACCGAAATCTGTCCTATACGCTTTAAGTACACTCAATTTAAAGGAGTCAAAGGCATACgcaatagaaaaaatatgtttgaatcaaataaaatgcaaaataatgaCGACGAAGATGAAGAAAATACTTCATTTAACCATGGAATAAACTTGGAAGATAGAGATTATGAAGAAGTAGCCAACACTGCTATGAATCTGTCTCATAATCAAAATATTGAACAACACATCTTTGTCCTTCAGCCCTACATTAAATGGGGTGCTAAAAAATCGACTTCCAATCCCGATTTACAGTTGAAAGAAGCCGAAGCATTGGTTCATTCGCTTCCAAATTGGCATGTGCAACTAAGTATGAAAGTTCCACTTGAATCGTTAGAGAAACGAATCCTATTTGGCACTGGAAAGCTAGaagaactgaaaaaaattgtaaccaaAGGTCGTTCGGGAACAAAACCATTGACTGCCTTATTCATTAGCAAAGGAACACTTAGTTTCGCTCAAAAGCGTACACTGGAATCCGAATTTGGTATTCCGGTCTTAGATCGTTATTCTGTTGTTATTCAAATCTTACGGTTACATGCAACTACAGCTGAAGCTAGACTTCAGGTTGCAATGGCAGAGATTCCTTATATTTGGGGTCAAATGAAGGATGCTAATTTGTCAATGTCTCGAAAGCAGGGGTATGCTTTATCAGACATTCAGAAAGAAATGCTAAAAACTagggaaaaaaaacttaaagatgAGTTGGAGAAAATAAGATCTCATAGAAAACTCATACGAAGCAagagaaagcaaaaaaattttcctATTGTCGCAGTAGTTGGCTATACAAATGCTGGAAAGACATCTCTGATAAAAGCTTTGACCAACGAACAAACAATGCAACCTCGCGATCAACTTTTTGCCACTCTAGATGTAACAGCGCATGCTGGAATGTTGCCTTGTAATCTGGAAGTAATCTATATGGATACTGTAGGATTTATGTCGGATCTTCCAACGGGATTGATTGAATGTTTTATTGCTACTTTAGAAGATGCTATGATGGCG GATGTAATTATACATGTTCAAGATTTGTCTCATGAAAGTTGGATGGAGCAGAGAATTCATGTTGAAAAAACTCTTGAATCATTAGCAGGAAATCTTTCACACATTGAAAATCTTACAATGCCACCGATCATTAATGTTGGCAATAAAACTGATCTTATTTCCAATTTACCAACAGAAAATCTTgatgaaagtttaaaaatggTTTCGTCGAAAACTTTTACTGGCATTCACGAGTTGGTGGATGATGTGgagaaaaaagttttagaaACAACAGGAAGGAAAAAGATTACAATGAGAGTAAAAAATGGAGGTCCTGAAACACCATGGTTATATAAGAATGCAGCGGTTGTAAATGCTAGAGCTGATCCTAAAAATGAAGAAAGTATATTGATTGATGTTATCATTACGGATAGCAAAATGCAACAATTTAAGcattatttttgtaagaaataa